The nucleotide window GCAACGTGGATGAGCCTGAAGCCGAGGAATTCCTCGGCAAGGCCCTGGCTAAGTGCAAACTGAAGTTCCCGGAAGTCACGGCCGAAGCGTAGCTTCGGGAACTGCCATAATCGCCGGAATTGCCATAACTGCCATGATCTTGAATCTTGGCATTGATGGCAATTTTGGCGTTTAGGGCATTTTCCTAGCCGCTCTCGATTCCAGAAAGCTTTGCAGGATGAGCACCGCGGCCATTCGGTCGACCGCCTTGGCCCTCTTTTCGATGCTCAAGTCCGCTTCCCGCAGCAGCCGGTTGGCCTGGGCCGAGGTCAGGCGTTCGTCCCAGAGATGCACGGGCAGCTGGAAGCGGCGGCGCAGCTCCTCGGCGAAAGCCGCCATCTTCTCCGCTTGGGTCCCCTC belongs to Terriglobales bacterium and includes:
- the ruvX gene encoding Holliday junction resolvase RuvX; the encoded protein is MPEELPGRILALDVGSRRIGLAVSDPLGITAQGLETLQRKNKRTDLEGLEAVIRRYQVRELVVGLPLRMSGAEGTQAEKMAAFAEELRRRFQLPVHLWDERLTSAQANRLLREADLSIEKRAKAVDRMAAVLILQSFLESRAARKMP